TTGGCACCGGTGCCCGTGGCGCCTATTGGCTCACCTTCATGGGCCAGCCCCTGCTGAACCAACTCGGTGGCCTGGAGGTGCTGCGCCGCGAACTGCCTTTCCCCGAGGTCTCCTTCGAGTCCCTGGAAGGCGAACGCCTGCTCCTCACCCTGGGCGAGTGGCCCAGCCCCATGGATATCCGCGAGCACATCGTCCGACCCCACTTCAGGGCCCTCGCCCGTCTCCTGGAGCCCTACTTTCCCGCGGAGACAAACGGCCTGACCTCTCTGTTGGACAACCGCAACATGGGCCGTTGGCTCCGCCGCTTCTGCCTGTGAGCCGAGTCCACCATGGGAGGATGCACTGTCATGCGACTTCTTCTTCGCACGTGCTCACCGCGTATGGTTTGTTGACAGCCTATATGCTGCCCTTGCTCCGCTTCGGCTGTTCCCGGTTCATCCTCCTGCTTCTGAGCTGCGCGCTGCTCGGCTCGTGCGCGGCCCATCCCCGGCACTCCGGCTTCTCCGGTGGGGCCTTGCGCCTCGACTCGGAGACGGCAGGCCGCATGCGCCATGCCGCGGCCTTGAAGAGAGCGGCGGGTGTAGTGGTCTCCACACAGTCGCCGCGGCCTCGACGATTGGCCTTCTGGCTCCCGAGGTCCTCGGTTTTTTCCAGAACGACGAGGAGGAACTCAGTCGGTTGGAGACAGCCCTCCTGGAGTGTGTCCAGCGAGCGGAGCGGGACATCAACGCCGAGCGCTTTGGCTACGGCGCCCCAACCGCTGCGGACTGCAATGCGGTGGTGGGGGTAGACCGGTGTGGCAGGCCCATCTACCAGTCCATGGAACTGGGCAATCTGAAGCACGCCCGAGCCCTCGCTTGTATGCAAGACATCCTGAAAGAACTCTGGCCCGGCCCCTTCAGCATCGAGCAGCGGTATCGTTTCTATCGCCATGCCAAGGTCCTCGAGACGGTCAGCCGAGAGCAGGAGAAGCGCCTTCTCGATGCGGACTGTGCCGAAGAGCTGCGGGGCACCATCAAGCCCGACGTCGTCCTCCACGCGGACCGCCATCTTCTCCGGGCCATCCTGGTCCTGGACCTCAAGTTTCCTTGTCCCGCGGGCAGAGAGCCCAAGTGGACGCAATATGGAGACACGAGCGTCTATGCGGGTTCCGATCAGCGAGAAATCTATGGGGCCGCCTTCGGTGGAAAGGCACTGATGATGTCTCCGAAGGGAATCTTCAAATGAGCGAGCGCTACCCTGTGGTGAAAGTGCGTGGAATAGATGGGCAGCCCACTGCCCGAGACGGTCTCATCCTGTGCTTCTTCATGCGGCGCAGGTACCCGGAGATTGCTCAAACGGTCTGGCTTGCTCTGCAAACCTATCTGCGTGCCATCCCTTCTGGTTCTCTGGGATGGTATGTGGATCAACAGGGAGACATGCAGTTGCTGGATGAGCAGGGCTGGATGTATATCAATGAAAAAATCCTGAATCGTCCCAGGGCCCATGCCTGTCACGTCCAATTATTGCAATTCGATATTGGGGTGGGGGGCTACAACTTCGAGTATGACGGCTACCAGCTTGACTCCCAGCTCCTCAATGACGAGAAAGCGGCCTGCGCCATCGCTTTCTCTCTGCCCACGGAGTATCTCCTGGAGCACGGCGCGGACAAGGTCCGAGCCCTGTCTCTCGAACTAGCTCACGACCTGCCTTTCAGCTTTGGCTATGCCAGCCTGGCCTTCGTTGCTCCTAGCGGGCAGTGGTACTCGGTCCGCAGGGAGTTGTTGCCCCTCCTTGATCGCTACCGGGGCTTCGACCTCTACCACCTCGGCACGACCAGCCGAGTTATCGGCACCGGTGCCCGCGGCGCCTATTGGCTCACCTTCCTGGGCCAGCCCCTGCTGAACCAACTCGGCGGCCTGGAGGTGCTGCGCCGCGAACTGCCTTTCCCCGAGGTCTCCTTCGAGTCCCTGGAAGGCGAGCGTCTGTTGCTCACCCTGGGCGAGTGGCCCAGCCCCATGGATATCCGCGAGCACATCAGCCGGCCCCACTTCAGGGCCCTCGCCCGCCTCCTGGAGCCCTACTTCCCCGAGGAGAAGATTGGCCTCACCTCGCTATTGGAAAATCGCAACATGGCCCGTTGGCTCCGCCGCTTCTGTCTGTGAGTGTCCGTCAGTCCTTCACGCTTCTGCCAGGATTGAGTTGAGGGAAGCGCGTATGAAGTATTTCAGAGTCGAGCAGGACCGGTCCTCTCGCTACACGGGCGATGTTGACGGCGCGCACAAATGGGGCCTTCCAGGCATCTTCTGCTGCCCTGTCTGTCAGGCCACCTGGAGCGGCGGCTCCAAGACATACCCCTCGGTGGATTTGACTTCAGTCTCCCAGATGGCTGACTTCGAAGACGCTCGAGCCGAGCCCATCGAGGAGTACGAAAGACTGAGTGAGATGGTACGCCCGCTGCTTCCTTCTGGTGCCATTGTGGAGCCGGGTTCTTCCTTTGGTCCGCTCATGGGAAAGGCACGGGGTTCCTTCGGGTCGTTTGTCACGCCGGTTCCCTGGTGGCTGCTGGTTCGTCGTGAGTCACTGGAGAAACTCCAGGCCGGGGGTCTACGCGGTCTCAAGGGATGCCCAACCCAATTGCGCTTCCGCCAGCATGCCTCGCCGGAGTTGCTGGAACTGGAACTCCTCCCCGTGGGTCGGCTCCACCCGGATTGTCTGCCCCCGGAGCGCAAACCGCTCTGCGCTCGCTGTGGCCGCCGTGGTATTCGCTTGCCCGAAACCCTCTTGCTGGACGCCGCGACCCTTCCCCACGATCTGGACGTCTTCCGGCTGGAGGACTTCTCTACCGTCATCCTCTGCACCGAACGGTTTGTCGATGCCTGTCTGCGCTTGGGGCTCGACGGTGTGACCTTTCAACCCCTGTCCGTGAAGTGAACCAGGCTGTACGCGGCGGATGTCCGTGACGGCCTGGCCTCCCGGCTCATTTGGCTGGAGAGCGCGCCGCCAGGACTGCGGGGATGAACTCCTCGCGCACGGCCCGGGCCAGCAGCTCCGGCGGCAGCAGCCCCTGGTTGACGAGGAAGGTGTTGAAGGCCTGGCGATCGAACTTCGTCCCGAGCGCGAGCTCGGTCTCGGCGCGCAGCTCCAGCAGCCGCGTGTACCCGTAGAAGTAGCTGCCCGCCTGTCCCGGGGATCGGGACGTGTATCGGTCAATCTCCTGCCGGGCCAGGGGCACGGACAGTCCCACCTGCTCGGTGAGGATGCGCAGGGCCTCCTCGGGTGAAATCTGTCCCAGGTTGAGCATGGGATCGAGCATGGCGCGGGCCGCGCGCAACAGGCGGAACTGCAGGGCGATGAACTGGCCGTCGAGGGGCTCGTACGGGAGCATCTCCGCCTCGGCGTAGAGCGCCCAGCCCTCGACGTTGACGGAGTTGAAGGCGAACAGGCTCCGCGCGAGCGACACGCCCCGCTCCATCATGGCGGCGAACTGGAGCTCATGCCCCGGGCGGCCCTCGTGGGCGGAGAGGCTCCAGGCCGCCGCCCCGAAGGAGAAGTCGTCCGAGGGCCCCTCCTGGCCGCCTGCCTTCGAACTGCCCAACGACAGCACGAACTGGCCCGGCCTTCCGCTCCCGCCCACGAAGTCGGGTAGCTGCATGTAGGGGGCGGGATGCGCGGCGCTCTCGGCCTCCGAGGCCATGCGCATCACCACCGGACGCGGGGGCAGCTCCACCACCCGATGCTTCGTGATCGACTTCTCCAGCTCGCCGAGCACCTCGCGGTAGTGTCCCTCGAGCCGCTCCCGGCCCAACTGCTCCTTCTTCAACGCGCGCAGCACACCGAGCGTGTCCGTGGCCGGCAGCCGCCGGGCCTTCGCCACGAGTGGCGCCAGGGCCGCCATCTGCGCGCGCAGCTCCACGAACGCCACCTGCGCGCGGCGCACCAGTTGCTCGGGAGGCAGGTCGATGCCCATCTGCCTCAGCTTGAAGGCATACAGCTCGGGCGGCAGGCGGACGTCCTCGCGCGCCCGGGGCAGCACCACCTCGCGCCGCCAGCGCGCGTCCTCCTCCACCTGCTTCGCGAGCGCCGCCAGGGCGGGCTCGGCGCCCTCGAGCTTGTACTCCGTGAACAGCTCCCGGATGCCCCGCACGTAGGTGGGGGCCTCGCTCATCGCCCGCTCCAGCGCGGGCTTCACCGGTCCGAGCCGCTCGGGGTGGGCGAGCCCTTCCTCGAAGCGCGCCCGGGCCAGGTGCGTCAACGGGGTGCTGCCCGGTTCCAGTCCCACGTAGCGCCGCAAGCGGGACAGGGCATGGGCGCGGCGCTCGGGGGGAACGTCCTCCTGGAGCAGCTCGCGCAGGCCGAGGAACATCACCTGGGGTGCGTCCACCCAGTGCAACAGGTAGCGCTCCTGGAGCGTTGACTCCTGGATGGCCTCGTCCACGGCGTCCACGAGGATGCGCAGATCCTGGCGGACGTTCGGATCCTTCTCCGCCTCGAGCCGCTGCTCCAGGGTGGCCTTTGCCTGGGTCATGGCGGCGCGCTTGCGCCCAGCCACTCCGGGACCCAGGTCCATCACCTGCTCGTCCCGCCCGGTCATGCCGAGTGCCGAGGCGTCCTCGGGGTCGAAGCGCGCCAGGAGATCCAACAGCACCCGGGCATTGGCGTCACTGCGCGCCATCCACTCGGGCTTGCCCGCCTGGGGCCGTGCCGGGGCCGTGGAGGCCATGAGGCAGAGCACCAGTCCCGCGATCCTCCGTGAATCCATGTCGTCTCCCGCTGGGCGTGAACCCCGGTCCGCCCTGTCCTGACGCGTCAAGCGGTGGAGCCATTGCGTGGGACGTCGCCCTTGCGAGCCTCGCCGTGTCGCGAACATCATCCCGGCCCATGCCCGCTCCTTCCTATGTCCACGGTATCGGCACGACTCCGTTGCTCGGCGAGACCATCGGCCAGAACCTGCGCCGCACCGTCGAGCGCTGGGGTGACCGCGAGGCGCTCGTCGTCCTCTCCCAGGGCTATCGGGCCACGTGGCGCGAGTTCTGGGAGCAGACCAGCCGGGTGGCGCGGGGCCTGCTCGCGCTCGGGGTGCGCAAGGGGGACCGGGTGGGGCTCTGGTCCCCCAACCGCTTCGAGTGGGTGGTGACGCAGTACGCGGTGGCGCGCGTGGGTGCCATCCTCGTGAACCTCAACCCGGCGTACAAGACGGCGGAGCTGGAGTACGCGCTCAACCAGTCCGGCACCGAGGTGCTGTTGTTCGCCCGGGGGTTCCGTCAGGCGAACTACCGGCAGATCCTGGACGAGGTGCGGCCCCGTTGCCCGGCGCTGCGCCTCGCGCTGATGCTGGAGAGCGAC
Above is a window of Cystobacter fuscus DNA encoding:
- a CDS encoding type VI immunity family protein → MSERYPVVKVRGIDGQPTARDGLILCFFMRRRYPEIAQTVWLALQTYLRAIPSGSLGWYVDQQGDMQLLDEQGWMYINEKILNRPRAHACHVQLLQFDIGVGGYNFEYDGYQLDSQLLNDEKAACAIAFSLPTEYLLEHGADKVRALSLELAHDLPFSFGYASLAFVAPSGQWYSVRRELLPLLDRYRGFDLYHLGTTSRVIGTGARGAYWLTFLGQPLLNQLGGLEVLRRELPFPEVSFESLEGERLLLTLGEWPSPMDIREHISRPHFRALARLLEPYFPEEKIGLTSLLENRNMARWLRRFCL
- a CDS encoding double-CXXCG motif protein, which codes for MKYFRVEQDRSSRYTGDVDGAHKWGLPGIFCCPVCQATWSGGSKTYPSVDLTSVSQMADFEDARAEPIEEYERLSEMVRPLLPSGAIVEPGSSFGPLMGKARGSFGSFVTPVPWWLLVRRESLEKLQAGGLRGLKGCPTQLRFRQHASPELLELELLPVGRLHPDCLPPERKPLCARCGRRGIRLPETLLLDAATLPHDLDVFRLEDFSTVILCTERFVDACLRLGLDGVTFQPLSVK
- a CDS encoding DUF885 domain-containing protein, yielding MDSRRIAGLVLCLMASTAPARPQAGKPEWMARSDANARVLLDLLARFDPEDASALGMTGRDEQVMDLGPGVAGRKRAAMTQAKATLEQRLEAEKDPNVRQDLRILVDAVDEAIQESTLQERYLLHWVDAPQVMFLGLRELLQEDVPPERRAHALSRLRRYVGLEPGSTPLTHLARARFEEGLAHPERLGPVKPALERAMSEAPTYVRGIRELFTEYKLEGAEPALAALAKQVEEDARWRREVVLPRAREDVRLPPELYAFKLRQMGIDLPPEQLVRRAQVAFVELRAQMAALAPLVAKARRLPATDTLGVLRALKKEQLGRERLEGHYREVLGELEKSITKHRVVELPPRPVVMRMASEAESAAHPAPYMQLPDFVGGSGRPGQFVLSLGSSKAGGQEGPSDDFSFGAAAWSLSAHEGRPGHELQFAAMMERGVSLARSLFAFNSVNVEGWALYAEAEMLPYEPLDGQFIALQFRLLRAARAMLDPMLNLGQISPEEALRILTEQVGLSVPLARQEIDRYTSRSPGQAGSYFYGYTRLLELRAETELALGTKFDRQAFNTFLVNQGLLPPELLARAVREEFIPAVLAARSPAK